A window of the Cicer arietinum cultivar CDC Frontier isolate Library 1 chromosome 6, Cicar.CDCFrontier_v2.0, whole genome shotgun sequence genome harbors these coding sequences:
- the LOC101500564 gene encoding uncharacterized protein At5g41620-like produces MPLCQNQTKYLKEGLKENSHNKTRKRNCSSSSSSSSLMRRYRFKRAIFVGKKGGSTTPVPTWKTNTTSPSMDTTQLTKTKTLHSSGFGLPSNEKEEFSVSARKLAATLWEINDLHPSNKDFEFEQMRSCKETTLRSREKGASFSRSGLLKSLLSDPSNSPTSERMKGFEGDGYRRTVSGLSHPLHLGVDGHRNATLIEKNCGKCVVGVKSRLKEARSGLSTSKKLLKVLNQMCLRERLSSTMPLVLALGSELDRVCCLIDKLIQEERTNSNQNDIEYLVKSFAEEKAAWKRKEREKIHEAVKNVAEEFKVEKKLRKQTERLNKKIAIEMASVKTSHLKVCKELKREKRAKEILEQICDELARGIGEDKAQVEELKKESVKVREEVEKEREMLQLADVLREERVQMKLSEAKYQFEEKNDLLDKLRNELEDFMRTRDEENEDVSQECTKFNDLESYFNNICQGLQNAAKVNDFNVGDVEHEGYSDSDEDADEENSDLHSIELNMNNYNCGYEWNYATEADAQKDSKRVSTDKESTGRKSFSERIQWGSICFNKRNSSFKKRDLVINIEEGCDHSNPDNSIEYLSRARIQDDNDETRSNRSVNGFQESISGANHVKRNCQQLTLQCSSEEAGENALLAFESDNLKQEATKLGCYLKEF; encoded by the exons ATGCCATTGTGTCAAAATCAGACAAAATATCTTAAAGAAGGCCTCAAAGAGAATTCACACAACAAAACCAGGAAGAGAAACTGTTCCtcctcttcatcttcatcttctttgaTGAGAAGATACAGATTCAAAAGAGCTATTTTTGTTGGAAAGAAAGGAGGGTCTACCACCCCTGTTCCCACGTGGAAGACTAACACAACTTCACCTTCTATGGATACTACTCAACTCACAAAGACAAAAACTTTGCATTCTTCTGGTTTTGGGTTACCCTCTAATGAAAAAGAGGAGTTTTCTGTCTCAGCTAGAAAACTTGCTGCTACTTTGTGGGAAATCAATGATTTGCATCCTTCCAACAAGGATTTTGAATTTGAACAAATGAGAAGTTGCAAGGAAACAACTTTAAGAAGCAGAGAAAAAGGTGCTAGCTTTTCTAGATCAGGCTTGTTGAAATCACTTTTGTCAGATCCATCTAATAGTCCTACTTCAGAG AGAATGAAAGGATTTGAAGGTGATGGCTATAGAAGAACTGTATCAGGGTTATCTCATCCACTTCATTTGGGTGTGGATGGTCATAGAAATGCCACTTTGATTGAG AAAAATTGTGGCAAATGCGTGGTTGGAGTTAAGAGCCGTCTGAAGGAAGCTAGAAGTGGCCTATCTACATCGAAGAAGCTTCTTAAGGTTTTAAATCAAATGTGTCTTCGAGAGAGGTTGTCATCAACCATGCCTCTCGTTTTGGCTCTCGGAAGTGAGCTTGATCGGGTCTGCTGCCTAATCGATAAACTAATCCAAGAAGAGCGCACGAACTCAAACCAGAACGATATTGAGTATTTGGTGAAGAGTTTTGCAGAAGAAAAGGCTGcatggaaaagaaaagaaagagaaaagattCATGAAGCCGTTAAAAATGTAGCCGAAGAGTTTAAGGTGGAGAAGAAATTAAGAAAGCAAACGGAACGGTTGAATAAGAAGATTGCCATAGAAATGGCGAGTGTTAAAACTTCACACTTAAAAGTATGCAAAGAGCTCAAAAGGGAGAAACGTGCGAAAGAGATATTGGAACAAATTTGCGATGAACTAGCTAGAGGTATCGGGGAAGATAAGGCGCAGGTGGAGGAACTGAAAAAGGAGTCAGTTAAAGTTCGCGAAGAGGTTGAAAAGGAGAGGGAAATGCTTCAGTTAGCAGATGTTTTGCGCGAGGAGAGAGTACAAATGAAGCTTTCAGAGGCTAAATATCAATTCGAGGAGAAAAACGATTTGTTAGACAAGCTGAGAAATGAGCTTGAGGACTTTATGAGAACTAGagatgaagaaaatgaagatgTTTCTCAAGAGTGTACAAAATTCAATGATCTCGAGTCTTATTTCAACAACATTTGTCAGGGATTGCAAAATGCAGCGAAAGTGAATGATTTCAATGTTGGAGATGTAGAGCATGAAGGATATAGTGACTCAGACGAGGATGCAGACGAGGAAAACAGCGATCTTCATTCCATTGAATTGAACATGAATAATTACAATTGCGGATATGAGTGGAATTATGCGACTGAAGCAGATGCTCAAAAAGACTCGAAGAGAGTTTCAACTGACAAAGAAAGTACAGGAAGGAAATCCTTCTCTGAGAGAATTCAATGGGGAAGTATTTGCTTCAACAAGAGAAATTCAAGTTTTAAGAAGAGGGATTTGGTTATAAATATTGAAGAAGGCTGTGATCATTCTAATCCTGATAATTCAATCGAATATCTTTCTCGAGCTCGGATACAAGACGACAACGATGAAACTCGGAGTAATAGGTCTGTCAATGGTTTCCAAGAATCTATTTCAGGTGCTAATCATGTTAAGAGAAATTGTCAACAGTTAACTTTGCAGTGTTCTAGTGAAGAAGCTGGTGAAAATGCTCTTCTTGCCTTTGAAAGTGACAATTTGAAGCAAGAAGCTACAAAATTAGGATGTTACTTAAAAGAATTTTGA